In the Piscinibacter sp. XHJ-5 genome, one interval contains:
- the queG gene encoding tRNA epoxyqueuosine(34) reductase QueG, with product MTGAAQVAVDQTLLSRLREWASALGFSQIGVADVDLSAAEPGLSQWLLNGFHGAMDYMAAHGLKRARPAELVPGTVRVITARMDYLPRTAAEGWQAVEWQRLADPGQAVVSIYARGRDYHKVLRSRLQKLADRLADEVGPVGHRVFTDSAPVLEVELASRSGIGWRGKHTLVLHRDAGSMFFLGEIYVDFPLPVTPPVDAHCGSCRACIDVCPTQAIVAPYRLDARRCISYLTIEHAGPIPAELRPLIGNRIYGCDDCQLVCPWNKYARRSALPDFDAREPLSGASLLQLWQWTEAEFLRHTEGSAIRRIGHERWQRNLAVAIGNALRTRPDGALRAALTAGREAATPLVREHIDWALSAPRETEGAAS from the coding sequence ATGACCGGTGCTGCTCAAGTGGCTGTGGACCAGACGTTGTTGTCGCGCCTGCGGGAGTGGGCGTCGGCGCTCGGATTTTCCCAGATCGGTGTTGCCGACGTGGACCTGTCGGCCGCCGAGCCCGGGCTCTCGCAATGGCTGCTCAACGGCTTTCACGGCGCGATGGATTACATGGCCGCGCACGGACTCAAGCGCGCCCGGCCCGCCGAGCTGGTGCCCGGCACGGTGCGCGTGATCACCGCCCGCATGGACTATCTGCCGCGTACCGCCGCCGAAGGCTGGCAGGCCGTCGAATGGCAGCGTCTGGCCGACCCCGGGCAGGCCGTCGTCTCCATCTACGCACGGGGTCGCGACTATCACAAGGTGTTGCGCTCGCGTCTGCAGAAGCTGGCCGACAGGCTGGCCGACGAGGTCGGTCCCGTCGGCCATCGGGTCTTCACCGATTCAGCGCCGGTGCTCGAGGTCGAGCTGGCATCGCGCAGCGGCATCGGCTGGCGCGGCAAGCACACGCTGGTGCTTCACCGCGACGCCGGGTCGATGTTCTTCCTCGGCGAGATCTACGTCGACTTCCCGCTGCCCGTCACGCCGCCGGTGGATGCGCACTGCGGAAGCTGCCGCGCCTGCATCGACGTCTGCCCGACGCAGGCGATCGTGGCCCCGTACCGCCTCGACGCGCGGCGCTGCATCTCGTACCTGACGATCGAGCATGCCGGCCCCATTCCGGCCGAGCTGCGGCCGCTGATCGGCAACCGCATCTACGGCTGCGACGACTGCCAGCTCGTCTGCCCATGGAACAAGTACGCCCGGCGCAGCGCGCTGCCCGACTTCGACGCGCGCGAGCCACTGTCGGGAGCGAGCCTGCTCCAACTATGGCAGTGGACCGAGGCGGAGTTCCTGCGGCACACCGAAGGCAGCGCGATCCGGCGCATCGGCCACGAGCGGTGGCAGCGCAATCTGGCGGTGGCGATCGGCAATGCACTGCGCACGCGTCCCGATGGGGCTCTGCGGGCTGCGTTGACCGCGGGCCGCGAGGCCGCCACGCCGCTGGTGCGCGAGCACATCGACTGGGCCTTGTCAGCACCGAGGGAAACCGAGGGGGCCGCTTCGTAG
- the tsaE gene encoding tRNA (adenosine(37)-N6)-threonylcarbamoyltransferase complex ATPase subunit type 1 TsaE, which produces MSSTGHSPILGSANLVWSDEGDCAATAAALASRPALRRAFVELHGTLGAGKTTFVRHLLHALGVPGRIKSPTYAVMEPYELPGLPAWHFDFYRFNDPQEWEDAGFRDVFAAEGLKLAEWPEKAHGLLPLPDLRVAIALGDNERRDVGMAALTPLGRELLP; this is translated from the coding sequence TTGAGCAGCACCGGTCATTCGCCGATTCTAGGAAGCGCCAACCTCGTCTGGTCCGACGAGGGCGATTGCGCCGCCACGGCGGCGGCGCTCGCGTCCCGGCCCGCGCTGCGGCGCGCCTTCGTCGAGCTGCACGGCACGCTGGGCGCGGGCAAGACGACCTTCGTGCGCCACCTGCTGCACGCGCTCGGCGTGCCGGGGCGCATCAAGAGTCCCACCTACGCCGTGATGGAGCCCTACGAGCTGCCCGGCCTGCCTGCCTGGCACTTCGACTTCTACCGCTTCAACGACCCGCAGGAATGGGAAGACGCCGGCTTTCGCGATGTCTTCGCCGCCGAGGGCCTGAAGCTCGCCGAATGGCCCGAGAAGGCCCATGGCCTGTTGCCGCTGCCCGACCTGCGCGTGGCGATCGCGCTGGGCGACAACGAGCGCCGCGACGTGGGCATGGCCGCACTGACGCCGCTCGGCCGGGAGCTGCTCCCGTGA